A portion of the Lolium rigidum isolate FL_2022 chromosome 1, APGP_CSIRO_Lrig_0.1, whole genome shotgun sequence genome contains these proteins:
- the LOC124706217 gene encoding uncharacterized protein LOC124706217 produces MAARGLRGVRDDLSELGRHLLDIACFLHPLLNPAHTDSPPSTPTHARRRARSPSPRPATPPSPSPSILAGILADLAEIGGSFRVGFSGRALPDRQPPPARALPVPDSPPHAPAAATGVADGVLGAARALAARPDAWIDFPVLALDENATISDIERDHMEVIEKLVPDLASLRARLCPSYMDQDVFWKIYFRLLESTLSEHTSEEDNQNVQSSVHHINEIESPPHVCEIESEKSTAEGYQSSESQALTKTRSEQSIDQWVFAKSKSETSMDQWSEVPSDVESFREGKKYLSSEAEDMSDVDNSNVVVMDKYMDSLLPFRRNLPYASSSVRRDSVRRKPASSPDYTHRPPQPTPPPSLSKKESWDLIQDSEFDILDS; encoded by the exons ATGGCGGCGCGCGGCCTGCGCGGCGTCCGCGACGACCTCTCGGAGCTGGGCCGCCACCTGCTCGACATCGCCTGCTTCCTCCACCCGCTCCTCAACCCGGCCCACACCGACTCGCCGCCCTCCACCCCCACGCACGCGCGCCGCCGGGCCCGCTCCCCGTCCCCGCGCCCCGCCACCCCGCCCTCGCCGTCCCCCTCCATCCTCGCGGGCATCCTCGCCGACCTCGCCGAGATCGGCGGCTCCTTCCGCGTCGGCTTCTCCGGCCGGGCCCTCCCCGACCGCCAGCCGCCGCCAGCCCGGGCCCTCCCCGTCCCGGACTCCCCGCCCCACGCCCCCGCCGCTGCTACTGGCGTCGCCGATGGTGTCCTCGGAGCGGCCCGCGCGCTCGCCGCCAGGCCCGACGCCTGGATTGACTTCCCCGTGCTCGCGCTCGATGAGA ATGCTACAATCTCTGACATCGAGAGAGATCACATGGAAGTCATTGAgaaacttgtcccggatttagcaTCTCTCAGGGCTAGGCTCTGCCCTTCCTACATGGATCAAGATGTATTctggaagatatacttcaggctgctTGAGTCAACCCTTAGCGAGCATACTTCAGAG GAAGACAACCAGAATGTTCAAAGTTCTGTGCATCACATAAATGAGATAGAGTCTCCACCTCATGTCTGTGAGATAGAAAGCGAGAAAAGCACTGCGGAGGGTTATCAATCGTCAGAAAGTCAGGCATTGACCAAAACACGATCTGAGCAAAGCATTGACCAATGGGTGTTTGCAAAGTCAAAATCAGAGACGAGCATGGATCAGTGGTCTGAAGTACCTTCGGATGTCGAGTCTTTTAGAGAAGGTAAAAAATACCTCAGTAGTGAGGCCGAGGACATGAGTGACGTTGACAACTCCAATGTTGTCGTCATGGACAAATACATGGATTCGCTCCTGCCATTTCGGAGGAACCTTCCATACGCCAGTTCCTCTGTGCGAAGGGATTCGGTAAGAAGAAAGCCCGCTTCCTCCCCTGACTATACCCACCGGCCTCCGCAACCCACCCCGCCTCCATCGCTGTCGAAGAAGGAATCTTGGGATCTCATTCAGGATTCAGAGTTTGACATACTTGACAGTTAG